In a single window of the Limnochorda sp. L945t genome:
- a CDS encoding thioredoxin family protein, which yields MMRVEILGTGCPKCKATEQVVRQALAGLGIQAEVLHVTDPLEIRRRRVMFTPAVVIDGELVSAGHVPTEEQARGFVQRKLAR from the coding sequence ATGATGCGCGTGGAGATCCTGGGCACCGGGTGCCCCAAGTGCAAAGCAACCGAACAGGTGGTGCGGCAGGCGCTCGCCGGACTCGGCATTCAGGCCGAGGTACTGCACGTGACCGACCCGCTGGAGATCCGGCGGCGCCGGGTGATGTTCACACCGGCAGTGGTCATCGACGGCGAGCTCGTCTCGGCCGGCCACGTCCCCACTGAGGAGCAGGCCAGAGGGTTCGTGCAGCGCAAACTGGCGCGCTAG
- a CDS encoding ABC transporter ATP-binding protein, translating to MAAIVVEGLVKRYQDLVAVDGASFMVEEGEIFALLGPNGAGKTTTLEILEGLRTADAGRVEVAGVDVRRHPRQVKARIGVQLQDAGFFNLLTVQETVGLFASFHPHPRPVESVLEELSLQEKRRALVRDLSGGQRQRLSIACALVGDPQILFLDEPTTGLDPQARRALWEVIREIRNRGRTVVLTTHYMEEAEALCDRVAIMDHGRLLAAGTPDELIGRFVPEDRIHIALEPRAGSAAVESLPGVSRVEKGENGTVVLVTRQASLVLQHLVSIASDGQLDLGSLRVDRGTLEDVFLQLTGRRLRD from the coding sequence ATGGCCGCTATCGTGGTGGAAGGGCTCGTCAAGCGGTATCAGGATCTGGTGGCCGTCGACGGCGCCAGCTTCATGGTCGAGGAGGGGGAGATCTTCGCGCTACTCGGGCCCAACGGCGCTGGCAAGACCACGACGCTCGAAATCCTGGAGGGCCTGCGCACGGCGGACGCGGGGAGGGTGGAGGTGGCGGGCGTCGACGTGCGTCGCCACCCGCGGCAGGTGAAGGCGCGTATCGGGGTCCAATTGCAGGACGCCGGGTTCTTCAACTTGCTCACCGTGCAGGAGACGGTGGGCCTGTTTGCCAGCTTCCATCCCCATCCCCGCCCGGTGGAGAGCGTGCTCGAAGAGCTGAGCCTCCAGGAAAAGCGCCGGGCTCTGGTGCGGGATCTGTCGGGAGGGCAGCGCCAGCGACTCTCCATCGCGTGCGCCCTGGTGGGCGACCCGCAGATCCTCTTCCTCGATGAACCGACCACGGGCCTCGACCCACAGGCCCGGCGGGCGCTGTGGGAGGTGATCCGGGAGATCCGCAACCGGGGGCGTACGGTGGTGCTCACCACCCACTACATGGAAGAGGCCGAGGCGCTGTGCGATCGGGTGGCCATCATGGATCACGGGCGGTTGCTGGCCGCCGGCACTCCCGATGAACTCATCGGCCGGTTCGTGCCGGAAGACCGCATTCACATCGCCCTCGAGCCGCGGGCGGGCAGCGCCGCCGTCGAGTCGCTGCCGGGCGTCAGCCGCGTGGAGAAGGGCGAGAACGGGACGGTGGTTCTGGTCACCCGGCAGGCCTCGCTCGTGCTGCAACACCTGGTCTCGATTGCATCGGACGGCCAGCTGGACCTGGGCAGCCTCCGGGTCGACCGGGGCACTCTGGAGGACGTTTTCCTGCAGCTCACCGGGCGCAGGTTGCGGGATTGA
- a CDS encoding WD40/YVTN/BNR-like repeat-containing protein, with translation MAQIRLLVGTSKGGFLFTSDASRRRWDVAGPLFEGWEVYHLYALPGDPDRLWASLWTPWYGNVIQTSGDGGRTWQVAGGEFRLEPPIAAYKSLGGATQPWQFRRVWRFASPPSASGDGNAPTGGPGVLFAGAEDAALFRSEDGGRTWRELAALRHHPTHEAWEPGAGGLCLHTLGFDPTRPGRMLVAISAAGVFRSDDGGATWRPANRGLYASHTADSQPEAGYCVHSLVLHPARPEVVYIQAHSGVYRSDDAGESWRNVSEGLPSPFGFPIAVHAHDPDTVYVVPMKDDERHFPVDGALRVWRSRDGGGTWEPLSDGLPGRHFYGNVLRGAMAVDTLYPCGLYFGTTTGEVYASADEGDSWEAVALHLPRILSVEAHTVGAQ, from the coding sequence GTGGCCCAGATTCGGCTCCTGGTGGGCACCAGCAAGGGAGGTTTTCTCTTCACTTCGGACGCGTCCCGGCGGCGATGGGACGTAGCCGGGCCGCTGTTCGAGGGGTGGGAGGTGTACCATCTCTACGCCTTGCCAGGCGACCCCGACCGCCTGTGGGCGTCGTTGTGGACGCCCTGGTACGGCAACGTGATCCAGACGAGCGGGGACGGGGGCCGGACGTGGCAGGTGGCGGGAGGCGAGTTCCGGCTGGAGCCCCCCATTGCCGCGTACAAGAGCCTGGGCGGCGCCACGCAGCCGTGGCAGTTCCGCCGGGTCTGGCGGTTTGCCTCGCCACCTTCCGCAAGCGGGGACGGGAACGCTCCCACGGGAGGCCCGGGGGTGCTCTTCGCAGGCGCTGAAGATGCGGCGCTGTTTCGTTCCGAGGATGGCGGCCGGACGTGGCGTGAGCTCGCGGCCCTGCGCCACCACCCGACCCACGAGGCCTGGGAGCCAGGCGCCGGCGGCCTTTGCCTGCATACGCTCGGCTTCGACCCTACCCGTCCTGGCCGGATGTTGGTCGCCATCTCGGCGGCCGGGGTCTTCCGGTCGGACGATGGAGGTGCGACCTGGAGACCGGCCAACCGGGGCCTTTACGCCTCGCATACCGCCGATTCGCAACCCGAGGCGGGCTACTGCGTGCACTCACTGGTGCTGCACCCGGCCCGCCCGGAGGTCGTCTACATCCAGGCTCACTCCGGCGTCTACCGGAGCGACGACGCCGGGGAGAGCTGGCGTAACGTCTCCGAGGGTCTGCCGTCTCCCTTCGGATTTCCGATTGCCGTGCACGCTCATGACCCGGACACCGTCTACGTGGTACCCATGAAAGACGACGAGCGGCATTTCCCGGTCGACGGAGCGCTTCGAGTGTGGCGCAGCCGGGATGGCGGCGGCACGTGGGAGCCGCTCTCGGACGGGCTGCCCGGCCGGCATTTCTACGGCAACGTGCTGCGTGGCGCGATGGCAGTGGACACGCTGTATCCTTGCGGCCTCTACTTCGGCACGACGACCGGGGAGGTCTACGCCAGCGCCGACGAAGGCGACTCGTGGGAGGCCGTCGCGCTGCACCTGCCTCGCATCCTTTCGGTCGAGGCGCACACCGTGGGGGCGCAATGA
- a CDS encoding MBL fold metallo-hydrolase, with protein MKVEILGSGGAFRTPRPGCSCSVCTQARERGVPYARSGPGIFVHGPGVLIDTSEDIYMQLDRARLPAIRAGLYSHWHPDHTMGRRVWETLNADQRRLPTRHRRTDVYVPQGVLEDFRRFGLMGHFEFLAERWINLHAMDPWRPYDVNGYAIVAVPLAMERTYAFLIEGPLEVAVPGPARQTGRLFVAMDELHGWRPPEAVRGVDLAVLPAGIFDVDPFTGERNMAPEHPLLKEEATFDEVLACARALGAGKVVLSHIEEPDGLSYDALRRLEEREDVRALSITFAYDTRVIEVARGSAPALSGQ; from the coding sequence ATGAAGGTAGAGATCTTGGGGAGCGGCGGGGCTTTCCGGACGCCCAGGCCCGGGTGCAGCTGCTCCGTGTGCACCCAGGCGAGAGAGCGCGGGGTCCCTTACGCCCGCAGCGGCCCGGGGATCTTCGTCCACGGGCCCGGCGTGCTCATCGACACGTCGGAAGACATCTACATGCAGCTCGACCGAGCCCGGCTGCCGGCCATACGCGCCGGGCTCTACTCCCACTGGCACCCCGACCACACGATGGGCCGGCGGGTGTGGGAAACCCTCAACGCGGACCAGCGACGTTTACCGACGCGGCACCGGCGCACAGACGTGTACGTGCCCCAGGGGGTGCTCGAGGACTTCCGCCGCTTCGGGCTGATGGGGCACTTCGAATTCCTGGCGGAGCGATGGATCAACCTGCACGCCATGGATCCCTGGCGCCCCTACGACGTGAACGGCTACGCCATCGTGGCCGTGCCGCTTGCCATGGAGCGTACCTACGCCTTCCTGATCGAAGGCCCGCTCGAGGTCGCCGTGCCTGGCCCGGCGAGGCAGACCGGACGGCTTTTCGTGGCCATGGACGAGCTCCACGGGTGGAGGCCCCCCGAGGCCGTCCGGGGAGTCGACCTGGCGGTGCTGCCGGCGGGCATCTTCGACGTCGACCCGTTCACGGGAGAGCGCAACATGGCGCCCGAGCACCCGCTCCTGAAGGAGGAAGCCACGTTCGACGAGGTGCTCGCTTGCGCCCGGGCGCTCGGGGCGGGAAAGGTCGTCCTCAGCCACATCGAGGAGCCCGACGGCTTGAGCTATGACGCCCTGCGGCGGCTGGAGGAGAGGGAGGACGTACGGGCGCTGTCGATCACGTTCGCCTACGATACCCGGGTGATCGAGGTTGCCCGGGGGAGCGCCCCAGCGCTGTCCGGGCAGTGA
- a CDS encoding DUF3303 domain-containing protein — protein MALFVVRHQHPPESCPARDPRMGMMLLRHLSEANARQHGITLHGEGVVDGQHTLYLIVEADGREKVEAFMQPFAQAGSVEVWPASRCETVVSRQGC, from the coding sequence ATGGCCCTCTTCGTCGTGCGTCACCAGCACCCGCCCGAGAGTTGCCCCGCCAGGGATCCGCGGATGGGGATGATGCTCCTGCGCCACCTGAGCGAAGCGAATGCCCGGCAGCACGGCATCACGCTCCATGGAGAAGGGGTGGTCGACGGGCAGCATACCCTTTACCTCATCGTCGAGGCGGACGGGCGGGAGAAGGTCGAGGCGTTCATGCAGCCGTTCGCCCAGGCCGGCAGTGTCGAGGTGTGGCCCGCCTCCCGCTGCGAAACCGTGGTGAGCCGCCAGGGCTGCTGA
- a CDS encoding ubiquitin family protein, whose amino-acid sequence MDPLPGKIRVILPGHLCRLAGLQGRVVEVPVSELTPGVPEPTLGTVLEELERAHPALRGTLMEIRAGAPARLRPYLRAFAASIDLTPAGLDATLPPEVGLGEEPLRVVGAIAGG is encoded by the coding sequence GTGGACCCACTGCCCGGCAAGATCCGGGTCATCCTCCCGGGACACCTGTGCCGCCTGGCCGGGCTTCAGGGGCGCGTGGTCGAGGTCCCCGTCTCGGAGCTCACCCCCGGCGTCCCGGAGCCTACCCTCGGGACCGTGCTCGAAGAGCTCGAGCGGGCCCACCCGGCGCTGCGCGGCACCCTCATGGAGATTCGCGCCGGAGCCCCGGCCCGGCTGCGGCCCTACCTGCGGGCCTTCGCCGCCTCGATAGACCTCACACCGGCAGGTCTCGACGCCACCCTTCCCCCTGAGGTTGGCTTGGGAGAGGAGCCCCTGCGGGTCGTTGGGGCCATCGCCGGGGGGTAG
- a CDS encoding S-adenosylmethionine:tRNA ribosyltransferase-isomerase: MLPYPDLRLAQEIMAERRRQAELDGWIRKLRTARTNGATRPGEAPPPLPPALSGLVLPDGTVAAAPPEAEGREREDVRLLVVQRARRRFEHHRFTELPALLRPGDLVVFNASQTLPASVPVRRPTDGSRVRLHFSTCLDASRERWVVEVRAAEGTRPLDDAVRPAERFEAPDGTIVELLHRYRGFARLWEAEVHGRAMELMNRFGEPVRYGYVEAPWPLSAYQTAVGEVPGSAEMPSAARPFTHRILWELRRRGVELAKVLLHTGLSSHELRSGQAGPGAVYPEWYEIPASSAVQIDRALRQRRRVVAVGTTVVRALESAARARWGRVRVEATSGWTELFIGPGYLPRVVGAVVTGLHAPQTTHLAMMAALADPELLRAAYVDAMARGYRWHEFGDLCLIE; the protein is encoded by the coding sequence ATGTTGCCCTACCCCGATTTGCGGCTGGCCCAGGAGATCATGGCCGAACGCAGGCGCCAGGCGGAACTGGACGGATGGATACGCAAGCTCCGTACGGCCCGTACGAACGGCGCCACCCGGCCCGGAGAGGCACCGCCTCCGCTCCCCCCAGCCCTCTCGGGCCTCGTCCTCCCGGACGGGACCGTGGCGGCTGCCCCGCCCGAAGCCGAGGGCCGCGAGCGCGAGGACGTGCGCCTGCTGGTGGTGCAAAGAGCCAGGCGGCGCTTCGAACACCATCGCTTCACCGAGCTGCCCGCGCTGCTCCGGCCGGGCGACCTGGTGGTCTTCAACGCATCCCAGACCCTCCCCGCCTCCGTCCCCGTGCGCCGGCCGACGGACGGCAGCCGCGTGCGCCTTCACTTCTCCACGTGCCTCGACGCATCCCGGGAACGCTGGGTCGTCGAAGTCCGCGCCGCCGAGGGCACCCGGCCGCTCGATGACGCCGTCCGTCCCGCCGAACGCTTCGAGGCCCCCGACGGCACCATCGTGGAGCTGCTGCACCGGTACCGAGGGTTCGCACGGCTCTGGGAGGCGGAGGTCCACGGCCGTGCCATGGAGCTGATGAACCGCTTCGGCGAGCCCGTTCGCTACGGCTACGTGGAGGCGCCGTGGCCTCTCAGCGCCTACCAGACGGCCGTCGGGGAGGTGCCGGGCTCGGCCGAGATGCCCTCTGCGGCACGCCCTTTCACGCACCGGATCCTGTGGGAACTGCGCCGGAGGGGGGTGGAGCTGGCCAAAGTGCTGCTCCACACGGGACTCTCGAGCCACGAACTGCGCTCCGGCCAGGCGGGCCCGGGAGCGGTCTATCCGGAGTGGTACGAGATCCCGGCGAGCAGCGCCGTCCAGATCGACCGGGCTCTGCGGCAACGCCGGCGCGTGGTGGCCGTGGGCACGACGGTGGTACGGGCGCTGGAGAGCGCCGCCCGCGCCAGGTGGGGCCGGGTGCGGGTGGAGGCCACCAGCGGCTGGACCGAGCTCTTCATCGGGCCGGGTTACCTCCCGCGCGTGGTCGGGGCCGTGGTCACGGGACTGCACGCCCCCCAGACCACTCACCTGGCCATGATGGCGGCGCTGGCGGATCCGGAGCTCCTCCGCGCGGCCTACGTGGATGCGATGGCTCGCGGGTACCGCTGGCACGAGTTCGGCGATCTTTGCCTCATCGAGTGA
- a CDS encoding ABC transporter permease: MRGFLAVAAMSFRVWWRDRSSAFWGVILPLMLMGLLGSAFGRPESMTFTVAFVGPAAPGAGNVPGSLEPVIRQALGAVPVLKVVDEPRAQALAALRKGNRTLVVEVAPATPDGTAGAGRLLRVDLYFDEAHEQTGQAAMAVVQEVLRRIEQAMTGAPRLFSVSTHSVSGRQFRMFDFLLPGVMAMSIMQTGLMGVSWSIADYRERRVLKRVLATPFHPMGFLGGLLTRFTLVTLLQSALIFAVGVYGFGAKVVGSVWLLFLLAALGSMAFLSVGLAISTLAPTAESANILGSLLNFPMMFLSGTFWPKDIMPAFMQPIVGVLPLTPLIDSMRAVATEGASLAPYAGGLAYLAAWGAVALAMAAWRFRWE; encoded by the coding sequence ATGCGAGGCTTTCTTGCGGTCGCAGCCATGAGCTTCCGGGTGTGGTGGCGGGACCGGTCGTCCGCTTTCTGGGGCGTGATCCTGCCTCTCATGTTGATGGGACTCCTCGGTAGCGCGTTCGGGCGGCCCGAGTCGATGACCTTCACGGTGGCGTTCGTCGGGCCGGCGGCCCCGGGGGCGGGCAATGTTCCAGGTTCGCTGGAACCGGTCATCCGGCAGGCGCTGGGCGCCGTTCCGGTCCTCAAAGTCGTGGATGAACCCCGGGCGCAGGCCCTGGCTGCCCTGCGCAAGGGCAACCGGACCCTGGTGGTGGAGGTAGCCCCGGCGACGCCGGATGGGACGGCGGGCGCTGGGCGGCTTCTCAGGGTCGACCTCTACTTCGACGAGGCGCACGAGCAGACGGGGCAGGCCGCCATGGCGGTGGTACAGGAGGTGCTGCGGCGGATCGAGCAGGCCATGACCGGTGCTCCCCGGCTCTTTTCCGTGTCGACGCACTCGGTGTCGGGGCGGCAGTTTCGCATGTTCGACTTCCTGCTGCCGGGTGTCATGGCCATGAGCATCATGCAGACGGGGCTCATGGGCGTGAGCTGGTCCATCGCCGACTACCGGGAGCGAAGAGTCCTCAAACGGGTACTGGCCACCCCCTTTCACCCCATGGGATTCCTGGGAGGGTTGTTGACCCGGTTCACGCTGGTGACGCTGCTGCAGTCTGCGCTCATCTTCGCCGTCGGCGTGTACGGGTTCGGGGCGAAGGTCGTCGGGAGCGTATGGCTGCTCTTCTTGCTGGCCGCCCTGGGGTCCATGGCGTTCTTGTCCGTGGGTCTGGCCATCTCCACGCTGGCCCCCACCGCGGAGTCGGCCAACATCCTCGGAAGCCTGCTCAACTTCCCCATGATGTTCCTCTCGGGCACCTTCTGGCCGAAGGACATCATGCCGGCGTTCATGCAGCCCATCGTGGGAGTACTGCCGCTCACGCCGCTGATCGACAGCATGCGGGCGGTCGCCACGGAGGGGGCGAGCCTGGCCCCGTATGCAGGAGGGCTTGCCTACCTGGCGGCGTGGGGAGCGGTAGCTCTCGCCATGGCCGCCTGGCGGTTCCGGTGGGAGTGA
- a CDS encoding nucleotidyltransferase domain-containing protein produces MSEQPWRDRLERSLQKAVQQIASRYRPARIILFGSLARGDVHEDSDIDLLIIKQTDRPFLKRIDDVLAVLDTEVPVEPIVYTEHEFERLAREGRDFIATILREGRVLYDCRHGSESPRGRALAQLHPHPLPRRAPGRKPARSIRGRGC; encoded by the coding sequence GTGAGCGAGCAGCCCTGGAGAGACCGGCTCGAGCGATCGCTTCAGAAGGCTGTCCAGCAGATTGCGTCCCGGTACCGGCCGGCACGCATCATCCTCTTCGGCTCCCTTGCCCGAGGAGACGTCCACGAGGACAGTGACATCGACCTCCTGATCATCAAGCAGACAGACCGGCCGTTTCTGAAGCGAATCGACGATGTTCTGGCCGTCCTCGATACCGAGGTACCGGTAGAGCCCATTGTGTACACGGAACACGAATTCGAGCGCCTGGCACGCGAGGGACGCGATTTCATCGCCACGATCCTCAGGGAAGGCAGGGTCCTCTACGACTGCCGACATGGATCAGAATCGCCGCGAGGCCGAGCGTTGGCTCAGCTACATCCCCACCCGCTACCCCGACGCGCTCCCGGACGAAAACCCGCACGAAGCATTCGGGGCCGAGGATGCTGA
- a CDS encoding ArsR/SmtB family transcription factor, whose protein sequence is MLNSSSPRKAARLLRALGHQDRLRIVLELARSEACVCHLTATLGLRQAAVSQHLAVLRRAGIVKARRDGLYVLYRLANPRVPALLDAVGLQPVPPTPPGPTSCRCPRCAAGAAAGWLTTQGDDLG, encoded by the coding sequence ATGTTGAATAGCTCTTCGCCGCGGAAAGCGGCCCGGCTGCTACGGGCTCTCGGTCACCAAGACCGCCTTCGCATCGTCCTGGAGCTGGCCAGGAGTGAGGCGTGCGTTTGCCACCTGACGGCCACGCTGGGCCTGCGCCAGGCGGCGGTCTCCCAGCATCTTGCGGTGCTCCGGCGGGCCGGGATCGTCAAGGCCCGCCGCGACGGGCTTTACGTGCTCTACCGGCTGGCCAACCCCCGCGTCCCGGCCCTTCTCGATGCCGTAGGGCTGCAGCCTGTGCCCCCGACACCGCCGGGTCCCACTTCGTGCCGGTGCCCGCGGTGCGCGGCGGGTGCTGCGGCAGGTTGGCTCACCACGCAAGGAGATGACCTTGGATGA
- a CDS encoding permease, translating to MIGQLLLAGLRALEEYVALHVLTCLVPAFLLAGAMVSLVSKEAIAAYLGSATHRLRSFVASAIGSVFVAACSCTVIPVASGLYYGGAGIGAAFIVLWVAPAANVLALSYTASVLGGSMAVVRLVAAMSTALVVGFVMTWAFWRSEAARAAGTEPAATLDPPGESAPAPGLGAFADRAGIVLMALLAISLLAPNYLVRTGPYWVKVSVWAVPMSAAFAWARWRLERERWSAWLHETWWFVRLIVPTLLAGVFAVGVIAALLPPEWVQRWLGGSGLGASFAATLIGAVSYFATMTEAPFVARLMELGMGKGPALGLLLAGPGLSLPSMLTIGRVFGARKATVYVAVTVALATAWAWAAGNWLF from the coding sequence ATGATCGGGCAACTCCTCCTCGCCGGGCTGCGAGCGCTCGAGGAGTACGTCGCGCTGCACGTGCTCACGTGCCTCGTGCCGGCCTTCCTGCTGGCCGGCGCGATGGTGAGCCTGGTGTCGAAAGAGGCGATTGCCGCCTACCTGGGCAGCGCCACCCATCGCCTGCGCTCGTTCGTGGCTTCCGCCATCGGCAGCGTCTTCGTCGCGGCTTGCTCGTGCACCGTCATTCCCGTGGCAAGCGGGCTCTACTACGGTGGCGCCGGGATCGGGGCGGCGTTCATCGTGCTATGGGTGGCGCCGGCCGCCAACGTCCTGGCGCTCTCCTACACGGCTTCCGTGCTCGGGGGTTCGATGGCGGTCGTCCGGCTGGTGGCCGCGATGTCCACCGCTCTCGTGGTAGGGTTCGTGATGACCTGGGCCTTCTGGCGCTCGGAGGCCGCTCGGGCGGCGGGGACGGAGCCGGCTGCCACCCTCGACCCGCCCGGCGAGTCCGCGCCCGCCCCGGGCCTAGGCGCCTTTGCGGACCGGGCCGGCATCGTGCTCATGGCGCTGCTGGCTATCAGCCTCCTGGCTCCTAACTACCTGGTTCGGACGGGGCCGTACTGGGTAAAGGTGTCCGTCTGGGCGGTCCCCATGAGCGCGGCCTTCGCATGGGCTCGGTGGCGCCTGGAGCGAGAGCGATGGAGCGCGTGGCTGCACGAGACGTGGTGGTTCGTGCGCTTGATCGTGCCCACCTTGCTCGCCGGCGTCTTTGCCGTGGGCGTCATCGCGGCCCTGCTTCCGCCGGAGTGGGTGCAGCGCTGGCTGGGCGGGTCGGGATTGGGGGCGTCGTTCGCCGCCACGCTCATCGGGGCCGTGAGCTACTTTGCCACGATGACCGAGGCGCCGTTCGTGGCGCGGCTCATGGAGCTCGGCATGGGTAAAGGGCCGGCGCTCGGGCTTCTGCTCGCCGGGCCGGGGCTCAGCCTACCGAGCATGCTGACCATCGGCCGAGTCTTCGGGGCAAGGAAGGCGACCGTGTACGTGGCGGTCACGGTCGCCCTGGCGACCGCCTGGGCGTGGGCGGCGGGTAACTGGCTGTTTTGA
- a CDS encoding Gx transporter family protein, whose amino-acid sequence MTGNGQAPAAPAFPPTPVASAALEGVHAGIDARIRRLTTEAMLLGMALALHVIESAVIVLPVPGARLGLANAVGLLVLWQWGPGAAARFALVRVLLSSALTGKLGAPGFWLAGAGALASLAVMTLALSWARGRLPRLVVTSVLGGVAHNLGQLLAARYLVSHPGVGALAGPLVPLGGLAGLVTGELARRCLQTGAWQRASGQRPAGTPAAAGWVGLALSGLACTALTVLVAAGAGRLPGAVTGPAGGASSPHDLAAVVQLAGDEGHGKQGAGRLTLRVPLDRDGQWALRSGSVELVLEVRDGRIRVKSSTCPHQVCVHTGWIDRPGQVIVCVPGRAVVAIERRAGASPAWPDLEQGVDAITR is encoded by the coding sequence ATGACGGGTAACGGCCAGGCGCCGGCGGCTCCGGCCTTTCCGCCCACGCCCGTGGCGAGCGCGGCGCTGGAGGGGGTCCATGCCGGGATCGACGCCCGGATCCGGCGGCTCACCACCGAGGCTATGCTGTTGGGGATGGCGCTGGCCCTGCACGTGATCGAGTCGGCGGTGATCGTCCTTCCCGTGCCCGGGGCCAGGCTCGGCCTGGCCAACGCCGTGGGCTTGCTGGTCTTGTGGCAGTGGGGGCCAGGGGCTGCCGCCCGGTTCGCACTCGTCCGCGTGCTGCTCAGCTCGGCCCTGACCGGCAAGCTGGGGGCACCGGGGTTCTGGCTGGCCGGCGCAGGCGCGCTGGCCAGCCTCGCCGTCATGACCCTTGCGCTGTCGTGGGCTCGCGGACGCCTTCCCCGGCTGGTGGTCACCAGCGTGCTGGGAGGGGTCGCGCACAACCTGGGACAACTGCTGGCCGCCCGCTACCTCGTGAGCCACCCCGGAGTCGGCGCGCTGGCCGGTCCCCTGGTCCCGCTGGGAGGGCTGGCTGGACTGGTCACCGGGGAGTTGGCCCGCCGCTGCCTGCAGACAGGCGCGTGGCAGCGGGCCTCGGGCCAACGGCCGGCCGGGACGCCGGCTGCGGCGGGATGGGTGGGACTCGCCCTGTCAGGGCTGGCGTGCACGGCTTTGACGGTCCTCGTGGCGGCAGGGGCAGGAAGGCTGCCGGGAGCCGTGACCGGGCCGGCAGGGGGCGCCTCGAGCCCCCATGACCTCGCGGCCGTGGTGCAGCTGGCCGGCGACGAAGGCCATGGGAAGCAGGGTGCAGGCCGTCTTACCTTGAGGGTGCCCCTCGATCGCGACGGGCAGTGGGCCCTCCGAAGCGGATCCGTCGAGCTGGTCCTGGAAGTGCGCGACGGGCGGATCCGGGTGAAGTCCTCCACCTGCCCGCATCAGGTCTGCGTTCACACCGGGTGGATCGACCGGCCCGGCCAGGTCATCGTCTGCGTACCGGGCCGGGCCGTCGTGGCGATCGAGCGACGAGCGGGCGCCTCCCCGGCCTGGCCGGACCTAGAGCAAGGCGTCGACGCCATCACCCGGTGA
- a CDS encoding SDR family NAD(P)-dependent oxidoreductase: protein MSRTSLDAIDIADRTGAWGCMTFFASSSAASPQETPARVALVTGASQGLGLALTRELACRGWVVAMAARHEEQLLAAVAQLEQECPGARLLARRADVSVEADRAALVDAVARRWGRLDLLVHNASALGPVPLPSLLEVPFEAFEPVFRTNVLAPVRLIQLAWPLLEAAPRALVVSVTSDAALEGYPGWGVYGASKAALELVTRTFAHELAGRSVRFVAVDPGDMDTAMHRAAVPDADPSALADPRRVARKMADLAESLLDPSAPPPGPSVPLRVTLGG from the coding sequence ATGAGCCGGACATCGCTCGATGCCATCGACATTGCCGATCGGACGGGAGCGTGGGGTTGCATGACCTTCTTTGCCTCATCATCCGCAGCGTCTCCGCAGGAGACGCCGGCACGGGTGGCGCTCGTCACCGGCGCGAGCCAGGGGTTGGGGCTCGCGCTGACCCGGGAACTCGCCTGCCGGGGGTGGGTCGTCGCCATGGCGGCTCGTCATGAGGAGCAGCTGCTCGCCGCAGTCGCCCAACTCGAGCAGGAATGCCCCGGTGCCCGGCTCCTCGCCCGGCGGGCCGACGTCTCGGTCGAAGCCGACCGGGCCGCCCTCGTCGATGCGGTCGCCCGCCGCTGGGGCCGTCTCGACCTCCTCGTCCACAACGCATCGGCCCTGGGGCCGGTGCCCCTTCCCTCGCTCTTGGAGGTGCCGTTCGAGGCTTTCGAACCCGTCTTCCGCACCAACGTGCTGGCGCCGGTACGCCTGATCCAGCTGGCCTGGCCCCTGCTCGAGGCGGCGCCCCGGGCGCTCGTGGTCAGCGTCACGTCGGACGCGGCCCTCGAAGGATACCCCGGGTGGGGGGTCTACGGCGCCAGCAAAGCGGCTCTCGAACTCGTGACCCGCACCTTCGCGCACGAACTGGCCGGGCGCTCGGTCCGGTTCGTCGCCGTGGATCCGGGCGACATGGACACCGCCATGCACCGGGCGGCCGTTCCCGATGCGGATCCGTCGGCCCTGGCCGACCCGCGCCGGGTCGCCCGCAAGATGGCGGATCTGGCGGAGTCCCTGCTGGACCCGTCCGCCCCGCCGCCCGGGCCATCCGTCCCGCTTCGTGTCACGCTCGGGGGGTGA